One segment of Rhodanobacter thiooxydans DNA contains the following:
- the glyA gene encoding serine hydroxymethyltransferase produces the protein MFPKDCTIAGYDDELAKAIADEGQRQEDHVELIASENYASPRVMEAQGSKLTNKYAEGYPGKRYYGGCEYVDVAEKLAIERLKQLFDCDYANVQPHSGSQANQAVYFALLQPGDKILGMSLAHGGHLTHGAKVNLSGKILDAVQYGVDENGLVDYDEVERLAVEHQPKMIVAGFSAYSQVMDWARFRAIADKVGAYLFVDMAHVAGLVAAGVYPSPLPHAHVVTSTTHKTLRGPRGGIIVAKGAGEEIEKKLQSIVFPGIQGGPLMHVIAAKAVAFKEALEPAFKTYQAQVVKNAKAMAKTFIARGYKIVSGGTENHLMLVDLIGREVTGKAAEEALGKAHITVNKNAVPNDPRKPFVTSGLRVGTPAVTTRGYMEADVTELANWICDVLDAPNDEAVIARVREAVTAQCRKFPVYG, from the coding sequence ATGTTCCCCAAGGACTGCACGATTGCCGGTTACGACGACGAACTGGCCAAGGCCATCGCCGACGAGGGCCAGCGCCAGGAAGATCACGTCGAGCTGATCGCCTCGGAGAACTACGCCAGCCCGCGGGTGATGGAAGCACAGGGCTCCAAGCTCACCAACAAGTACGCCGAGGGTTACCCGGGCAAGCGCTACTACGGCGGCTGCGAGTACGTGGACGTCGCCGAGAAGCTGGCGATCGAGCGGCTGAAGCAGCTGTTCGACTGCGACTACGCCAACGTGCAGCCGCACTCCGGCTCGCAGGCGAACCAGGCGGTGTACTTCGCGCTGCTGCAGCCGGGCGACAAGATTCTCGGCATGAGCCTGGCCCACGGTGGGCATCTCACCCACGGCGCCAAGGTGAATCTCTCCGGCAAGATCCTCGACGCGGTGCAGTACGGCGTCGACGAGAACGGCCTGGTCGACTACGACGAGGTCGAGCGCCTCGCCGTCGAGCACCAGCCGAAGATGATCGTGGCCGGGTTCTCCGCCTATTCGCAGGTGATGGACTGGGCGCGTTTCCGCGCCATCGCCGACAAGGTCGGCGCGTATCTGTTCGTGGACATGGCGCACGTCGCCGGCCTGGTCGCCGCGGGTGTTTACCCCAGCCCGCTGCCGCATGCGCACGTGGTCACCTCGACCACCCACAAGACCCTGCGCGGCCCGCGCGGCGGCATCATCGTGGCCAAGGGTGCCGGCGAGGAGATCGAGAAGAAGCTGCAATCGATCGTGTTCCCCGGCATCCAGGGCGGCCCGCTGATGCACGTGATCGCGGCCAAGGCGGTGGCGTTCAAGGAGGCGCTGGAGCCTGCGTTCAAGACCTATCAGGCCCAGGTGGTGAAGAACGCCAAGGCGATGGCGAAGACCTTCATCGCACGCGGCTACAAGATCGTCTCCGGCGGCACCGAGAACCACCTGATGCTGGTCGACCTGATCGGTCGCGAGGTCACCGGCAAGGCCGCTGAGGAAGCGCTGGGCAAGGCGCACATCACGGTCAACAAGAATGCGGTGCCGAACGACCCGCGCAAGCCCTTCGTCACTTCCGGCCTGCGCGTCGGCACCCCGGCCGTCACCACCCGCGGCTACATGGAAGCGGACGTGACCGAACTGGCGAACTGGATCTGCGATGTGCTGGACGCGCCGAACGACGAGGCGGTGATCGCCCGCGTGCGCGAGGCGGTGACGGCGCAGTGCCGGAAGTTTCCGGTGTATGGCTGA
- the nrdR gene encoding transcriptional regulator NrdR has protein sequence MHCPFCQHEDTRVIDSRLTEDGSSVRRRRECEQCGERFNTFETAELKLPTVVKSGERRETFDERKLRVSFERALQKRPVTSDAVDAAVRAIVNDLRRSGEREVPSRQVGELVMRELKNLDQVAYVRFASVYRKFEDVHAFREEIERLERDLPGLAELQLPLLGGGKREGK, from the coding sequence ATGCATTGCCCCTTCTGCCAGCACGAAGACACCCGCGTCATCGACTCCCGGCTGACCGAGGACGGCAGCAGTGTGCGTCGTCGTCGTGAGTGCGAGCAATGTGGTGAACGCTTCAACACGTTCGAGACGGCCGAGCTGAAGCTGCCGACGGTCGTGAAGAGCGGCGAGCGGCGCGAGACGTTCGACGAGCGCAAGCTGCGGGTGAGTTTCGAGCGCGCGCTGCAGAAACGGCCGGTGACCAGCGACGCGGTGGACGCGGCGGTACGCGCCATCGTCAACGACCTGCGCCGCAGCGGCGAGCGCGAGGTGCCGTCGCGCCAGGTGGGCGAACTGGTGATGCGCGAGCTGAAGAACCTCGACCAGGTCGCCTACGTGCGTTTCGCCTCGGTCTACCGCAAGTTCGAGGACGTGCACGCGTTCCGCGAGGAGATCGAGCGCCTGGAGCGCGACCTTCCCGGGCTGGCCGAACTGCAGTTGCCGTTGCTGGGCGGCGGCAAACGCGAAGGCAAGTGA
- the ribD gene encoding bifunctional diaminohydroxyphosphoribosylaminopyrimidine deaminase/5-amino-6-(5-phosphoribosylamino)uracil reductase RibD, with the protein MAHALRLARRGLFTTQPNPRVGCVIARGDEVVGTGFHQRAGEPHAEVYALREAGGRARGATAYVTLEPCAHHGRTPPCADALVAAGVSRVVIAAEDPFPQVDGRGIGKLRAAGIAVESGLMREVARELNCGFFSRIERGRPFVRLKLAMSLDGRTALASGESKWITGAAARADVQRWRARSSAILTGSGTVLADDPRLTVRWPDAATFMPPLRVVLDRQLRTPAGSHVLDGSAPTLLLHGAAASCNDGRFTQVERMVLATQDDVLDLRAVLALLAGRGCNEVHVEAGPILCGALLAAGLVDELLLYIAPLLLGDSARPLLQLPTLDEMARRWQLQVVDQRMLGADWRLQLRPA; encoded by the coding sequence ATGGCGCACGCCTTGCGCCTGGCCAGACGCGGCCTGTTCACCACCCAGCCCAACCCGCGCGTGGGCTGCGTGATCGCACGCGGCGACGAGGTGGTCGGCACCGGCTTTCACCAGCGCGCCGGCGAGCCGCATGCCGAGGTATACGCGCTGCGCGAAGCGGGCGGGCGCGCGCGCGGCGCTACTGCCTACGTGACGCTGGAGCCATGTGCGCACCATGGACGCACGCCGCCGTGCGCCGATGCTCTGGTGGCCGCCGGCGTGTCACGGGTAGTGATCGCGGCGGAGGATCCGTTCCCGCAGGTCGACGGCCGCGGCATCGGCAAGCTGCGCGCCGCCGGCATCGCCGTCGAATCCGGCCTGATGCGCGAAGTGGCGCGCGAGCTGAACTGCGGCTTCTTCAGCCGGATCGAGCGCGGCCGTCCGTTCGTGCGGCTGAAGCTGGCGATGAGCCTGGACGGGCGCACCGCGCTGGCCAGCGGCGAATCGAAATGGATCACCGGTGCGGCTGCGCGCGCCGACGTGCAGCGCTGGCGCGCGCGCAGCTCGGCGATCCTCACCGGCAGCGGCACCGTGCTGGCTGACGACCCGCGGCTCACCGTGCGCTGGCCCGACGCCGCGACGTTCATGCCGCCGCTGCGCGTCGTGCTGGACCGCCAGCTGCGCACGCCGGCCGGCAGCCACGTGCTGGACGGTTCGGCGCCAACCCTGCTGCTGCACGGGGCGGCGGCCTCCTGCAACGATGGGCGCTTCACGCAGGTCGAGCGGATGGTGCTGGCCACGCAGGACGATGTGCTCGACCTGCGCGCGGTGTTGGCCCTGCTGGCCGGGCGCGGCTGCAACGAGGTCCACGTGGAGGCCGGGCCGATCCTGTGCGGCGCGCTGCTCGCCGCCGGCCTGGTCGACGAGCTGCTGCTCTACATCGCCCCGCTGCTGCTGGGTGACAGCGCCCGCCCGCTGCTGCAGCTGCCCACGCTCGACGAGATGGCGCGGCGCTGGCAGTTGCAGGTGGTCGACCAGCGCATGCTCGGTGCCGACTGGCGGCTGCAGCTGCGCCCGGCGTGA
- a CDS encoding riboflavin synthase: MFTGIIQSVGRVARLEPRGGDVRLAVDTADLDLADVQLGDSIAVSGVCLTAITLEPRGFSADVSNETLSLTSLGQLKAGDPVNLEKALRLADRLGGHLVSGHVDGLGKVVSITPDGRSQRWTFEVPAALSRYIAAKGSVCIDGTSLTVNEVAGSRFGVNLIPHTVEHTAFHARRVGDAVNIEVDVVARYIERLLSSGETPRLDEAFLKQHGFA, from the coding sequence ATGTTCACCGGCATCATCCAGTCCGTGGGCCGCGTCGCACGGCTCGAACCGCGCGGCGGCGACGTGCGGCTGGCCGTCGATACCGCCGACCTCGATCTTGCCGACGTGCAGCTGGGCGATTCGATCGCCGTGTCCGGTGTGTGCCTCACCGCGATCACGCTGGAGCCGCGCGGCTTCAGCGCGGACGTCTCCAACGAGACCTTGTCGCTGACCTCGCTGGGCCAGCTGAAGGCCGGCGATCCGGTGAACCTGGAGAAGGCGCTGCGCCTGGCCGACCGGCTAGGCGGGCACCTGGTCTCCGGTCACGTCGACGGCCTCGGCAAGGTAGTTTCGATCACGCCCGATGGCCGCTCGCAGCGCTGGACCTTCGAAGTGCCGGCGGCGCTGTCGCGCTACATCGCGGCGAAAGGCTCGGTCTGCATCGACGGCACCAGCCTCACCGTCAACGAGGTCGCCGGGTCGCGCTTCGGCGTCAACCTGATCCCGCACACGGTCGAGCACACCGCATTCCATGCGCGCCGCGTGGGCGATGCGGTGAACATCGAAGTCGACGTGGTGGCGCGTTACATCGAGCGGCTGCTGTCCAGCGGCGAGACGCCGAGGCTGGACGAGGCGTTCCTCAAGCAGCACGGCTTTGCCTGA
- the ribBA gene encoding bifunctional 3,4-dihydroxy-2-butanone-4-phosphate synthase/GTP cyclohydrolase II: MAFNSIPDILDDLRAGRMVVILDDEDRENEGDLIMAAQMVRPEDVNFMVREARGLLCLTLTEQRTRQLGLRPMVSDNTSAYHTNFTVSIEAAEGVTTGISAHDRARTIQVAVKSDAKPQDLSQPGHIFPLTAQPGGVLTRAGHTEAGCDLAALAGLEPSAVLIEILHEDGSMARRPELEIFAQKHGLKIGTIADLIRYRLETEKTVQRVHEEDVDTEFGSFRLVAYRDAIRRGLHYALVRGKVNDGAPVLTRVHVRNTLSDVLHLKRDDLGLTVTSALRRIADEDRGVLLVLSGEDTPEALLARLNRQPGTQAPEEAQQQEWRQLGLGAQILVDLGVRRLRVLGTPRKMVGLGGFGLEVVEYV; encoded by the coding sequence ATGGCTTTCAACTCCATCCCCGACATCCTCGACGACCTCCGCGCCGGCCGCATGGTCGTCATCCTCGACGACGAGGACCGCGAGAACGAGGGCGACCTGATCATGGCTGCGCAGATGGTGCGGCCGGAGGACGTCAACTTCATGGTGCGCGAGGCGCGCGGCCTGCTCTGTCTCACCCTCACCGAGCAGCGCACGCGCCAGCTCGGCCTGCGCCCGATGGTCAGCGACAACACCTCGGCCTACCACACCAACTTCACCGTCTCGATCGAGGCGGCCGAGGGCGTCACCACCGGGATCTCGGCGCACGACCGCGCACGCACGATCCAGGTGGCGGTGAAGTCGGACGCGAAGCCGCAGGACCTGTCGCAGCCGGGCCACATCTTCCCGCTCACCGCGCAACCCGGTGGCGTGCTGACCCGCGCCGGACACACCGAGGCCGGCTGCGACCTGGCCGCGCTGGCCGGACTGGAGCCGTCGGCGGTGCTGATCGAGATCCTGCACGAGGACGGCTCGATGGCGCGCAGGCCGGAACTGGAGATCTTCGCGCAGAAGCACGGTCTGAAGATCGGCACCATCGCCGACCTGATCCGCTATCGCCTGGAGACCGAGAAGACCGTGCAGCGCGTGCATGAGGAAGACGTGGACACCGAGTTCGGCTCGTTCCGCCTGGTCGCCTACCGCGACGCGATCCGCCGTGGCCTGCACTACGCGCTGGTACGCGGCAAGGTCAACGACGGTGCGCCGGTGCTGACCCGCGTGCATGTGCGCAATACGCTGTCTGACGTGCTGCACCTGAAACGCGACGACCTCGGCCTCACCGTCACCTCGGCCTTGCGACGCATCGCCGACGAGGATCGCGGCGTGCTGCTGGTGCTGTCCGGCGAGGACACCCCCGAGGCGCTGCTGGCCCGGCTCAACCGCCAGCCCGGCACGCAGGCGCCGGAAGAAGCGCAGCAGCAGGAATGGCGCCAGCTCGGTCTCGGCGCGCAGATTTTGGTCGACCTCGGCGTGCGCCGCCTGCGCGTGCTGGGCACGCCGCGCAAGATGGTCGGGCTGGGCGGTTTCGGGCTGGAAGTGGTCGAATACGTGTGA
- the ldcA gene encoding muramoyltetrapeptide carboxypeptidase has protein sequence MPETRIRLIAPSGYPHDRAAMTRGVTRLREAGCVLSSLEVLDRSEQRYAGSDAQRAGDLNALATLDELPDIALAIRGGYGATRLLAQLHYDALRERLGGGNTLLVGHSDFTALQLALHAKSGLCTFSGPMLGADFGAETLSEFTWRHFWDTVRAPATQVEWTTASDADLDVEGPLWGGNLAVLCSLLGTPYFPGIDGRGIDGGILFVEDIGEPPFRIERMLYQLHLSGVLGRQRALLLGHFSQCRPSSYDNGYDLADSFAQIRRASAMPVIDGLPIGHEPDKFTLPFGAPARLRVAGGKAQLDFSGYPHLPPQS, from the coding sequence ATGCCTGAAACCCGCATCCGCCTGATCGCTCCCTCCGGTTACCCGCACGATCGCGCCGCGATGACGCGCGGCGTGACGCGTTTGCGCGAGGCCGGTTGCGTATTGAGCAGCCTGGAGGTGCTCGATCGCAGCGAGCAGCGCTACGCCGGCAGCGACGCGCAGCGGGCCGGCGACCTCAATGCGCTGGCCACGCTGGACGAACTGCCGGATATCGCGCTGGCGATCCGCGGCGGCTACGGCGCCACCCGCCTGCTGGCGCAGCTGCATTACGACGCCTTGCGCGAACGGCTCGGCGGCGGCAACACCTTGCTGGTCGGCCACAGCGATTTCACCGCCCTGCAGCTGGCACTGCATGCAAAGAGCGGCCTGTGCACCTTCAGCGGCCCGATGCTCGGCGCCGATTTCGGCGCCGAGACGCTCAGCGAATTCACCTGGCGGCATTTCTGGGACACCGTGCGCGCACCGGCAACGCAGGTCGAGTGGACTACCGCATCCGACGCCGACCTCGACGTGGAGGGCCCGCTGTGGGGTGGCAACCTGGCTGTGCTGTGCAGCCTGCTCGGCACGCCGTACTTCCCCGGCATCGATGGCCGCGGGATCGACGGCGGCATCCTGTTCGTCGAGGACATCGGCGAGCCGCCGTTCCGGATCGAGCGGATGCTGTATCAGCTGCACCTGTCCGGCGTGCTGGGGCGCCAGCGTGCGCTGCTGCTGGGCCATTTCAGCCAGTGCCGGCCCAGCAGCTACGACAACGGCTACGACCTGGCCGACAGCTTCGCGCAGATCCGCCGCGCCAGCGCGATGCCGGTGATCGACGGCCTGCCGATCGGCCACGAGCCGGACAAGTTCACCCTGCCGTTCGGCGCGCCGGCACGGCTGCGGGTCGCTGGCGGCAAGGCGCAGCTGGATTTCAGCGGTTATCCGCACTTGCCACCTCAGTCCTGA
- the ribH gene encoding 6,7-dimethyl-8-ribityllumazine synthase — MKTIEGDFATPKGRFAIVAGRFNGFVVEPLVAGARDALVRHGVKDDAIELVRVPGAWEIALVAHKLANSGKYAAVIALGAVIRGSTPHFDYVAGECAKGLAQAAYSSGVPVAFGVLTTDSIEQAIERAGTKAGNKGADAAIAALEMVNLYGKL; from the coding sequence ATGAAGACCATCGAAGGCGATTTCGCCACCCCGAAAGGCCGTTTCGCCATCGTCGCCGGCCGTTTCAACGGCTTCGTCGTGGAACCGCTGGTGGCTGGCGCACGCGACGCGCTGGTGCGCCACGGCGTGAAGGACGACGCGATCGAGCTGGTCCGCGTGCCGGGTGCGTGGGAGATCGCGCTGGTCGCGCACAAGTTGGCGAACTCCGGCAAGTACGCCGCGGTGATCGCGCTGGGTGCGGTGATCCGCGGTTCCACGCCGCATTTCGACTACGTCGCCGGCGAATGCGCCAAGGGCCTGGCCCAGGCCGCCTACAGCTCCGGCGTGCCGGTGGCGTTCGGCGTGCTGACCACCGACAGCATCGAGCAGGCGATCGAGCGCGCGGGCACCAAGGCCGGCAACAAGGGCGCCGACGCCGCGATCGCCGCGCTCGAGATGGTCAACCTGTACGGCAAGCTGTGA
- the nusB gene encoding transcription antitermination factor NusB, giving the protein MHTRPEGIDLAARSRARRRALQALYAWQLSGSHMNAVIDQFRHEQDMEVADLDYFEDLLHGVENNVDALDEALRPHLDREVAQVDPIERAALRLAAYELKFRPDVPYRVIINEAIEVTKRFGADHGHSYVNGVLDKLAGELRAVEKRG; this is encoded by the coding sequence ATGCACACGCGTCCCGAAGGCATCGACCTGGCCGCGCGCTCGCGCGCCCGCCGCCGTGCGCTGCAGGCGCTGTATGCGTGGCAGTTGAGCGGCAGCCACATGAATGCGGTGATCGACCAGTTCCGCCATGAGCAGGACATGGAAGTGGCCGACCTCGACTACTTCGAGGACCTGCTGCACGGCGTGGAGAACAACGTCGACGCTCTGGATGAAGCCCTGCGCCCGCACCTCGACCGCGAGGTGGCGCAGGTCGATCCGATCGAGCGCGCCGCGCTGCGGCTGGCCGCGTACGAGCTGAAGTTCCGTCCGGACGTGCCGTACCGGGTGATCATCAACGAGGCGATCGAGGTCACCAAGCGCTTCGGCGCCGACCATGGCCACAGCTACGTCAACGGCGTGCTGGACAAGCTGGCCGGCGAGTTGCGCGCGGTCGAGAAGCGCGGCTGA
- a CDS encoding GNAT family N-acetyltransferase, with protein sequence MSGAEPPFLVPVLDTERLRLRAHRVDDHAERVAIWSDPEVTRFIGGRPLTAEEVWRRFLQFMGLWSVLGYGYWAVEEKSTGRYIGDIGFADFRRNLQPSLDGMLEFGWVLASHAHGKGYASEAVAAAIGWAEQHRPTLRAVCIIAPDNRASIRVAEKAGFRLWQSSSYHDSPTLVFTR encoded by the coding sequence ATGAGCGGCGCGGAGCCGCCGTTCCTCGTTCCTGTTCTCGACACCGAGCGCCTGCGGTTGCGAGCGCATCGTGTCGATGATCACGCCGAACGCGTCGCGATCTGGTCCGATCCAGAGGTGACCCGCTTCATCGGTGGCCGGCCGTTGACCGCGGAAGAAGTCTGGCGTCGATTCCTGCAGTTCATGGGTCTGTGGAGCGTGCTGGGCTACGGCTACTGGGCCGTGGAAGAGAAGTCCACCGGGCGCTATATCGGCGACATCGGGTTCGCCGACTTCAGGCGCAACCTGCAACCGTCGCTGGACGGCATGCTGGAGTTCGGCTGGGTCTTGGCGTCGCACGCGCACGGCAAGGGCTATGCGAGCGAAGCCGTGGCCGCCGCGATCGGCTGGGCGGAGCAGCACCGGCCGACCTTGCGCGCGGTCTGCATCATCGCGCCGGACAACCGCGCCTCGATCCGCGTGGCGGAGAAGGCCGGCTTCCGGCTGTGGCAGTCGTCGAGCTATCACGACAGCCCCACCCTGGTGTTTACCCGCTAG
- the thiL gene encoding thiamine-phosphate kinase has protein sequence MEFRLIECLRELTAQPRDDVRIGIGDDAAVLAPPSGKELAVAIDTLVEGVHFPRGTAPADIGWKALAVNLSDLAAMGASPAWALLALTLPSADAAFVEGFAEGFAQLAQPHRLALVGGDTTRGPLTISVAVHGFVPPGQALTRAGARVGDTVLVTGTLGDAAAGLHALQYPPRDDDGRAGLRGFLIERLNRPTPRLAVGTALRGQATACVDVSDGLLADLGHICTASGVAAEIEAALLPRSSALLELYDDATALHFALSGGDDYELCFTVPAARVAELQAGLARLGCGATKIGRIVEGEGVRVRATDGSWLAMDRAGWEHFA, from the coding sequence ATGGAATTCCGCCTGATCGAGTGCCTCCGCGAACTTACCGCGCAGCCGCGTGACGACGTGCGCATCGGCATCGGCGACGACGCCGCGGTGCTGGCGCCACCATCGGGGAAGGAGCTCGCGGTGGCGATCGACACCCTGGTCGAGGGCGTGCATTTCCCTCGCGGCACGGCGCCGGCCGACATCGGCTGGAAGGCGCTGGCAGTAAATTTGTCCGACCTGGCCGCGATGGGGGCGAGCCCGGCCTGGGCGCTGCTGGCGCTGACCTTGCCCAGCGCGGACGCGGCCTTCGTCGAGGGTTTCGCCGAAGGCTTCGCGCAGCTGGCGCAGCCGCACCGCCTGGCCCTGGTCGGTGGCGACACCACTCGCGGGCCGTTGACGATCAGTGTGGCCGTGCACGGCTTCGTGCCGCCGGGCCAGGCGCTCACCCGCGCCGGCGCACGGGTGGGCGATACCGTGCTGGTGACCGGCACGCTGGGCGACGCGGCCGCCGGCCTGCATGCCCTGCAGTACCCGCCGCGCGACGACGACGGTCGTGCCGGGCTGCGCGGCTTCCTGATCGAGCGGCTGAACCGGCCGACGCCGCGATTGGCGGTCGGCACGGCGTTGCGTGGGCAGGCTACGGCTTGCGTCGACGTCTCCGACGGCCTGCTCGCCGACCTGGGCCACATCTGCACTGCCAGCGGCGTCGCGGCGGAGATCGAGGCCGCCTTGCTGCCGCGTTCGTCGGCGCTGCTGGAGTTGTACGACGACGCCACCGCGCTGCACTTCGCGCTGAGTGGCGGCGACGACTACGAATTGTGCTTCACCGTGCCGGCCGCCCGCGTGGCCGAGCTGCAGGCCGGCCTGGCCCGGCTCGGCTGCGGCGCCACGAAGATCGGCCGCATCGTGGAAGGCGAAGGTGTGCGTGTGCGTGCCACCGATGGCTCGTGGCTGGCGATGGACCGAGCGGGCTGGGAGCATTTCGCGTGA
- a CDS encoding phosphatidylglycerophosphatase A family protein, which translates to MSAKKHLSADQRRALLATPAGWLACGFGSGLAPVAQGTFGSLVALLPWLLLRELPLPIYLVVLLAGFAVGVWACNVAGRALGVDDHRSLVWDEFIGQWIALLPLLVLPAPWWAIACGFVLFRLFDVWKPWPIRWLDRRVKGGMGVMADDVVAGVFAAAVLYLSFKLEYGA; encoded by the coding sequence GTGAGCGCAAAGAAGCACCTCAGCGCGGACCAGCGGCGCGCCCTGCTGGCCACGCCGGCGGGCTGGCTGGCTTGCGGCTTTGGTTCGGGCCTGGCGCCGGTAGCGCAGGGTACGTTCGGTTCGCTGGTCGCGCTGCTGCCGTGGCTGCTGCTGCGTGAACTGCCGTTGCCGATCTACCTGGTTGTGCTGCTGGCCGGTTTTGCCGTTGGCGTGTGGGCCTGCAACGTGGCCGGCCGTGCGCTCGGCGTCGATGACCACCGCAGCCTGGTATGGGATGAATTCATCGGCCAGTGGATCGCGCTGTTGCCGCTGCTGGTGCTGCCCGCACCGTGGTGGGCGATCGCATGCGGCTTCGTGCTGTTCCGCCTGTTCGACGTGTGGAAACCGTGGCCGATTCGCTGGCTGGACCGGCGCGTGAAGGGCGGCATGGGCGTGATGGCGGATGACGTCGTGGCCGGGGTTTTTGCTGCGGCGGTACTGTACCTGTCGTTCAAACTCGAATACGGCGCATGA
- the ahr gene encoding NADPH-dependent aldehyde reductase Ahr → MSSITGWAASAAGQALKLATFDVGELGAEEVEVAVDYCGICHSDLSMIHNEWGGSRYPFIPGHEVVGRVVALGAQAKGLSIGQRVGIGWTAESCMHCRQCLSGDQNLCAQSVATIGGHHGGFADKLRAHWAWTIPLPEGIDLASAGPLLCGGITVLKPFLAYDIKPTARVGVVGIGGLGHMAVKFAAAWGCEVTAFTSTLAKADEARGFGAHHVVASRDSAAIKAIAGSLDLLLITVNVAMDWNALLGTLAPKGRMHVVGAVLEPIPVPAFSLIGKQREVSGSPTGSPVDIARMLDFAARHDIRPQVEMFPMAKVNDALAHLEAGKARYRIVLEAAS, encoded by the coding sequence ATGTCCTCGATCACCGGCTGGGCCGCCAGCGCGGCTGGCCAAGCGCTGAAACTGGCCACGTTCGACGTGGGCGAACTGGGCGCCGAGGAAGTGGAGGTTGCCGTCGACTACTGCGGCATCTGCCATTCCGACCTGTCGATGATCCACAACGAATGGGGTGGTTCGCGCTATCCATTCATTCCGGGGCATGAAGTGGTCGGCCGGGTCGTCGCGCTGGGCGCGCAGGCGAAGGGTTTGTCGATCGGCCAGCGCGTCGGCATCGGCTGGACCGCCGAGAGCTGCATGCATTGCCGCCAGTGCCTGTCCGGCGACCAGAACCTGTGCGCGCAATCGGTGGCGACCATCGGCGGCCACCACGGCGGCTTCGCCGACAAGCTGCGCGCACACTGGGCGTGGACGATCCCGCTGCCCGAAGGCATCGACCTGGCCAGCGCCGGCCCGCTGCTGTGTGGCGGCATCACGGTGCTGAAGCCGTTCCTCGCCTACGACATCAAGCCTACCGCGCGGGTCGGCGTGGTCGGCATCGGCGGGCTGGGCCACATGGCGGTGAAGTTCGCCGCAGCGTGGGGCTGCGAGGTCACCGCGTTCACCTCCACCCTGGCCAAGGCCGACGAGGCGCGCGGCTTCGGCGCGCACCACGTGGTCGCCAGCCGCGACAGCGCCGCGATCAAGGCGATCGCCGGCTCGCTCGACCTGCTGCTGATCACTGTCAACGTGGCGATGGACTGGAACGCGCTGCTCGGCACACTCGCCCCGAAGGGCCGCATGCACGTGGTCGGCGCGGTGCTGGAGCCGATTCCGGTACCGGCGTTCAGCCTGATCGGCAAGCAGCGCGAGGTGTCCGGCTCGCCCACCGGCTCGCCGGTCGACATCGCCCGCATGCTGGACTTCGCCGCCCGCCACGACATCCGCCCACAGGTGGAAATGTTCCCGATGGCGAAGGTCAATGACGCCCTTGCCCATCTGGAAGCAGGCAAGGCTCGTTACCGCATCGTGCTGGAAGCGGCCAGTTGA